A stretch of Brassica napus cultivar Da-Ae chromosome C6, Da-Ae, whole genome shotgun sequence DNA encodes these proteins:
- the LOC106348455 gene encoding E3 ubiquitin-protein ligase SPL2 isoform X2 has protein sequence MSSPDRSAVFPLLIDIALSFDGAILGVTLALGAVRAAFKYASTSAALKKIKDAPEVSVSDLRSLIRASDDQSETSDDQERIVVVRGTVKAKVTGGEGSNKKKNNVLTSQETGDKALIIHRSQTYVYSGWKTLFQLTNGHRFLLERSLPKQGADFMRMVPFVIVDNTQPSQSSFLVVNMDGARQPLPLTTVGLIDVEKILPPGRDLTAVGICSFNNGVPEIKSCQHLPYFLSEMTKDKMILDLAETTSVIFWGGIIMGCLSAGILGFAAARAWNRWKQRHREREQQQRPDEQRPEQPMVADETEDEDEIPDGALCVICVTRRRVPAFIPCGHVVCCRQCASTVEREVNPKCPVCLQSIRGSMRVYYS, from the exons ATGTCCTCGCCGGATCGTTCCGCCGTCTTCCCCCTCCTGATCGACATCGCTTTATCCTTCGACGGAGCCATCCTCGGAGTAACCCTAGCCTTAGGCGCCGTTCGCGCTGCTTTCAAGTACGCCTCCACCTCCGCCGCgttgaaaaaaatcaaagacgCCCCCGAAGTCTCCGTTTCCGATCTCCGATCACTGATTCGGGCGTCCGATGACCAATCCGAGACGAGCGATGATCAGGAGCGTATCGTGGTGGTTCGGGGAACGGTCAAAGCTAAGGTTACAGGAGGTGAAGGGagtaacaagaagaagaacaacgtGTTGACCTCTCAGGAGACGGGAGATAAAGCTCTTATCATTCATAGATCTCAAACT TATGTGTATAGTGGATGGAAGACTTTGTTTCAGTTGACAAATGGTCACCGGTTTCTTCTGGAAAGATCTTTGCCCAAACAAGGAGCTGACTTCATGAGAATG GTCCCCTTTGTTATAGTGGACAACACTCAACCATCGCAGTCTAGCTTTCTTGTTGTTAACATGGATGGTGCAAGGCAGCCTCTCCCGCTTACCACT GTTGGTCTGATTGATGTTGAGAAGATATTACCACCTGGGAGAGACTTAACAGCTGTTGGCATCTGTAGTTTTAACAACGGAGTTCCTGAAATCAAATCCTGCCAACATCTTCCTTACTTCTT ATCAGAGATGACTAAGGACAAGATGATATTAGACCTCGCGGAGACTACCAGTGTAATATTCTGGGGCGGTATTATCATGGGATGTTTGTCTGCTGGCATCCTTGGCTTTGCTGCTGCCAG GGCCTGGAATAGATGGAAACAACGGCACCGTGAAAGGGAACAGCAACAGAGACCAGACGAGCAGAGACCAGAGCAACCCATGGTTGCTGATGAaacagaagatgaagatgagattCCGGATGGAGCACTGTGTGTGATCTGTGTGACACGAAGGAGAGTTCCTGCATTCATTCCCTGTGGACATGTAGTATGCTGCAGACAATGCGCCTCAACCGTGGAGCGTGAGGTTAACCCTAAGTGCCCTGTTTGTCTCCAGAGCATTAGAGGATCTATGCGCGTGTATTACTCTTGA
- the LOC106348454 gene encoding probable GTP diphosphokinase RSH3, chloroplastic: MVVATTIALYASPPSTVCSTPHQITASCDLDLNPRSSSSSSSSSSSTTIGGLSLLFKSSTPSSSSASHPSLEDELASIRHDRTEDHRTTLSSSFSYSPTKFIGSSYLKRDHHQSPVSVLHGPISSNNSCTGGGGGSLRVGSSRLFNGFIRKAVGSCVDYDTDSVLLDEQLPFAMDDEGEERRQPYARNLLKRAQLKHRIFEDESVIKAFYEAEKAHRGQMRANGDPYLQHCVETAILLAEIGANATVVIAGILHDTLDDSFMSYDYILRTFGAGVADLVEGVSKLSQLSKLARENNTACKTVEADRLHTMFLAMADARAVLIKLADRLHNMVTLYALPPVKQQRFAKETLEIFAPLANRLGISSWKVELENLCFKHLHPDQHHEMSAMLEDSFDEAMITSAIEKMEQALKKEGISYHVVSGRHKSLYSIYCKMLKKKLTMDEIHDIHGLRLIVDNEKDCYKALGVVHKLWSEVPGKLKDYITHPKFNGYKSLHTVVMGDGTIPLEVQIRTKEMHLQAEFGFAAHWRYKEGDCKHSSFVLQMVEWARWVVTWHCETMSKDICSSEPLCSFPSHAQDCPFSYKPNGNQEGPVYVIVIENGKMTVQEFPASSTVSDLLTRAGPGNSRRSMYSIPAKEELRPRLNQIPVSDLKCKLKMGDVVELTPAIPDKSLTEYREEIQRMYDRGLAFSRPHRAAAGTMVGWGS, encoded by the exons ATGGTGGTAGCAACGACCATAGCGCTATACGCGAGTCCACCGAGCACCGTATGCTCCACGCCGCACCAGATCACCGCCTCCTGCGACCTCGATCTCAATCCCAGatcctcatcttcatcttcatcttcatcttcttccaccACAATCGGTGGTCTCTCTCTGCTCTTCAAATCATCAACGCCTTCCTCCTCCTCTGCTTCACACCCATCCCTAGAAGATGAACTAGCTTCCATACGCCACGACCGAACCGAGGATCATCGAACCACCTTAAGCAGCTCCTTCTCCTATTCTCCGACCAAGTTCATCGGCTCCTCTTACCTCAAACGAGACCACCACCAAAGCCCTGTCTCCGTCCTCCACGGTCCAATCTCATCTAACAACAGCTGCACTGGCGGCGGTGGTGGATCTCTCCGTGTAGGATCCTCCAGATTGTTCAATGGTTTCATCAGGAAAGCGGTAGGCTCGTGCGTTGACTACGACACGGACTCTGTTCTCCTCGATGAGCAGCTTCCATTCGCCATGGACGATGAAGGAGAGGAGAGACGTCAGCCATACGCTCGGAATTTGCTTAAACGTGCTCAGCTGAAacacagaatcttcgaagacgAGTCTGTGATCAAAGCTTTTTACGAAGCGGAGAAAGCTCATAGAGGACAG ATGAGAGCTAATGGTGATCCTTACCTCCAACATTGTGTTGAGACTGCTATCTTGTTGGCTGAGATTGGAGCTAATGCGACTGTTGTGATAGCTGGGATTCTACATGATACTCTAGACGATTCTTTTATGAGCTATGATTATATCCTCAGAACTTTTGGAGCAGGAGTTGCTGATCTTGTCGAAGGG GTGTCTAAGCTTAGCCAGTTAAGTAAACTTGCTCGAGAAAACAACACTGCGTGTAAAACCGTTGAAGCAGATCGTCTCCACACCATGTTCCTTGCAATGGCAGACGCGAGAGCTGTTCTTATTAAGTTAGCTGATCGGTTACACAACATGGTGACACTCTACGCGTTGCCTCCGGTTAAGCAGCAAAGGTTTGCTAAAGAGACGCTGGAGATATTTGCACCTTTGGCTAATCGGTTAGGAATCTCCAGCTGGAAAGTTGAGCTTGAGAATCTGTGTTTCAAGCATCTTCATCCTGATCAGCACCACGAGATGTCTGCTATGCTCGAGGATTCGTTCGACGAAGCTATGATTACTTCCGCGATTGAGAAAATGGAGCAAGCGCTTAAGAAAGAAGGCATTTCTTATCACGTTGTCTCTGGACGGCACAAGAGCTTGTATAGTATCTATTGCAAGATGTTGAA GAAAAAGCTAACCATGGATGAGATTCATGACATTCATGGGCTACGTTTGATTGTTGACAATGAGAAAGACTGTTACAAGGCCTTAGGTGTAGTTCACAAGCTATGGTCTGAAGTTCCTGGAAAGCTGAAAGATTACATCACTCATCCCAAGTTCAACGG gtACAAGTCTTTGCATACCGTAGTGATGGGAGATGGGACCATCCCTCTAGAAGTTCAAATACGGACCAAAGAGATGCATTTGCAAGCTGAGTTTGGGTTTGCAGCTCACTGGAGGTACAAGGAAGGCGATTGCAAACACTCATCGTTTGTGCTTCAGATGGTTGAATGGGCAAGATGGGTTGTGACGTGGCATTGCGAAACCATGAGCAAAGACATCTGCTCTTCCGAGCCCTTGTGCAGTTTCCCTTCTCACGCCCAAGACTGTCCGTTTTCTTATAAGCCTAATGGTAACCAAGAAGGACCAGTCTATGTCATTGTTATCGAAAACGGCAAG ATGACTGTGCAAGAGTTTCCCGCGAGCTCCACGGTCTCGGACCTGTTGACAAGAGCAGGACCAGGGAACTCGAGACGGTCAATGTACAGTATCCCGGCAAAGGAAGAGCTGAGGCCACGGCTAAACCAGATACCTGTAAGTGATTTGAAATGTAAGCTGAAGATGGGAGATGTGGTGGAGCTTACTCCAGCCATACCTGATAAGTCTCTGACTGAATATAGAGAGGAGATTCAGCGGATGTATGATCGAGGGCTCGCCTTTTCTCGTCCTCACCGTGCAGCTGCTGGTACAATGGTTGGCTGGGGAAGCTAA
- the LOC125588337 gene encoding transcription initiation factor TFIID subunit 9-like has translation MSANPPSTVTDVKLAIQSKVSFRFSQPPPREVEILLELTAGRNKIPLPKSIAGPSVPLPPEQDTLLSPNYQLIILSKKPASTEPEETEDNEDMTNPAQQTSELRSRNSSKDLFPSL, from the exons ATGTCAGCAAATCCACCATCGACTGTGACTGATGTTAAGCTCGCTATTCAATCCAAAGTTAGTTTCCGCTTCTCACAGCCTCCTCCAAGAGAGGTAGAG ATACTGTTAGAGCTTACTGCGGGCAGAAACAAGATTCCTTTGCCAAAATCTATTGCAGGACCCAGTGTTCCACTCCCGCCTGAACAGGACACATTGCTTAGTCCAAACTACCAGCTAATTATACTTTCGAAGAAGCCAGCTTCAACAGAACCTGAAGAAACAGAAGACAATGAAGATATGACAAATCCTGCACAACAAACATCAGAGCTTCGAAGCCGAAACTCCTCAAAGGATCTCTTTCCCTCTCTCTAG
- the LOC106348455 gene encoding E3 ubiquitin-protein ligase SPL2 isoform X1 codes for MSSPDRSAVFPLLIDIALSFDGAILGVTLALGAVRAAFKYASTSAALKKIKDAPEVSVSDLRSLIRASDDQSETSDDQERIVVVRGTVKAKVTGGEGSNKKKNNVLTSQETGDKALIIHRSQTYVYSGWKTLFQLTNGHRFLLERSLPKQGADFMRMVPFVIVDNTQPSQSSFLVVNMDGARQPLPLTTVYNRLQPINSSPYAFLQALFFPEYPVGLIDVEKILPPGRDLTAVGICSFNNGVPEIKSCQHLPYFLSEMTKDKMILDLAETTSVIFWGGIIMGCLSAGILGFAAARAWNRWKQRHREREQQQRPDEQRPEQPMVADETEDEDEIPDGALCVICVTRRRVPAFIPCGHVVCCRQCASTVEREVNPKCPVCLQSIRGSMRVYYS; via the exons ATGTCCTCGCCGGATCGTTCCGCCGTCTTCCCCCTCCTGATCGACATCGCTTTATCCTTCGACGGAGCCATCCTCGGAGTAACCCTAGCCTTAGGCGCCGTTCGCGCTGCTTTCAAGTACGCCTCCACCTCCGCCGCgttgaaaaaaatcaaagacgCCCCCGAAGTCTCCGTTTCCGATCTCCGATCACTGATTCGGGCGTCCGATGACCAATCCGAGACGAGCGATGATCAGGAGCGTATCGTGGTGGTTCGGGGAACGGTCAAAGCTAAGGTTACAGGAGGTGAAGGGagtaacaagaagaagaacaacgtGTTGACCTCTCAGGAGACGGGAGATAAAGCTCTTATCATTCATAGATCTCAAACT TATGTGTATAGTGGATGGAAGACTTTGTTTCAGTTGACAAATGGTCACCGGTTTCTTCTGGAAAGATCTTTGCCCAAACAAGGAGCTGACTTCATGAGAATG GTCCCCTTTGTTATAGTGGACAACACTCAACCATCGCAGTCTAGCTTTCTTGTTGTTAACATGGATGGTGCAAGGCAGCCTCTCCCGCTTACCACTGTGTATAATCGTTTGCAGCCTATTAATTCATCTCCCTATGCGTTTCTTCAAGCCTTGTTCTTCCCTGAGTATCCC GTTGGTCTGATTGATGTTGAGAAGATATTACCACCTGGGAGAGACTTAACAGCTGTTGGCATCTGTAGTTTTAACAACGGAGTTCCTGAAATCAAATCCTGCCAACATCTTCCTTACTTCTT ATCAGAGATGACTAAGGACAAGATGATATTAGACCTCGCGGAGACTACCAGTGTAATATTCTGGGGCGGTATTATCATGGGATGTTTGTCTGCTGGCATCCTTGGCTTTGCTGCTGCCAG GGCCTGGAATAGATGGAAACAACGGCACCGTGAAAGGGAACAGCAACAGAGACCAGACGAGCAGAGACCAGAGCAACCCATGGTTGCTGATGAaacagaagatgaagatgagattCCGGATGGAGCACTGTGTGTGATCTGTGTGACACGAAGGAGAGTTCCTGCATTCATTCCCTGTGGACATGTAGTATGCTGCAGACAATGCGCCTCAACCGTGGAGCGTGAGGTTAACCCTAAGTGCCCTGTTTGTCTCCAGAGCATTAGAGGATCTATGCGCGTGTATTACTCTTGA
- the LOC106348456 gene encoding nuclear transcription factor Y subunit A-5, with translation MQVFQSKDSSGSTWENSNIQRSQSFSLTKNMMMMSTTQLPSSMKHSSLQLQNQDSSSTQSTGESGGGEAASFGEPIHYGCNSIVANTNLSGYNKSTTTSSIVSQEPVFPPSACGLPSWPLQCAETSHFNGFLAPEYASQPTLSHLEMMGLVTPRVPLPHNIQENEPIFVNAKQYHAILRRRKHRAKLEAQNKLIKSRKPYLHESRHLHALKRARGSGGRFLNTKKLQESSNSSLCSSSQMANGDGEGFSKSSTTPSSGSDRNNMFQNTPFRFSGYPSTHHVSALMSET, from the exons ATGCAAGTGTTCCAAAGCAAAGATTCATCTGGGTCTACTTGGGAAAACTCAAACATTCAAAGATCTCAATCTTTCAGCTTGACAAAGAACATGATGATGATGTCTACTACACAACTCCCCAGCTCGATGAAACATTCGAGTTTGCAGCTGCAAAATCAAGATTCTTCCTCAACGCAATCTACTGGAGAATCAGGCGGTGGTGAAGCTGCAAGCTTTGGAGAACCTATCCATTATGGATGCAACAGCATTGTTGCTAATACCAATCTCTCAG GTTATAATAAGTCAACAACGACCTCGTCGATAGTGTCTCAAGAGCCTGTGTTTCCTCCTTCTGCTTGTGGTCTACCATCTTGGCCTCTTCAGTGTGCTGAAACATCACATTTCAATGGTTTCCTGGCTCCTGAATATGCATCGCAACCAACG CTATCGCATTTGGAAATGATGGGTTTGGTTACTCCAAGAGTGCCATTGCCTCATAACATTCAAGAGAACGAACCAATATTCGTCAATGCAAAACAGTACCATGCCATTCTTCGTCGCAGGAAGCATCGTGCTAAGCTTGAAGCTCagaacaaactcatcaaaagcCGTAAA CCGTACCTTCATGAGTCTCGCCATCTTCATGCTTTAAAGAGAGCTAGAGGCTCTGGTGGACGTTTCCTCAATACAAAGAAGCTTCAAGAATCATCAAACTCATCACTCTGTTCTTCTTCTCAAATGGCAAATGGAGATGGAGAAGGTTTCTCAAAGAGCTCGACCACACCAAGCTCCGGTTCAGACCGTAACAACATGTTCCAGAACACACCGTTCAGATTCTCAGGGTATCCATCAACACACCATGTCTCAGCTCTCATGTCAGAGACTTGA